The genome window TTCCTGATCCAGTTCGTCCACACTGACAAAACGAGCTTTCCGCATATATTCCTTGCCGTCGACAAACAGCAGCAGGACAGGCACCGTGAAGATTTCAAGCTTGCCGGCAATATCCGGTATTTCATGTGTATTCACATAGGCGCTTTTGATTTCCGGATACTGGCCGAGCAATTGCTTGACTTTCGGCAGCAGTGCCTGGCATACTCCGCATTGCGGATGTGAAACATATAAAAAAGAAAGCTGGTTCTCCTGTATAAAGTGATCTGTCTCTGCCACGTTTTTCAAATCGATCATCAATCATTTCCCCTTCACAGCATATTTCATATCTTATTTTACATGATTCCAGCTTCATAAGATACAGAGTGTCCATTATAAGCCTTTCCCTACCTTTGGGAGGAAATAACAGCTGTCTCAAATCACATTTTATGATATGATAAAAAAGAATCGCAAGCGCTGCCACGCCTGCGATGAAATTCATAGACATCTTTTGCATGTCTTTGTTCCAGTCATCCCTTTGCGGGGTGGCTATTTTTTTTGGTTGAAACCGGCGACTGCGAGGATTAACGTTGCAAAGGAGATCATCAGCACTAGAGTTTGGTATACAGTCAAAGCATCGCCCCCTTTCCATAAGGAAGTAAAGGAACAATGTCTATGAATTTACTGAT of Bacillus marinisedimentorum contains these proteins:
- a CDS encoding thioredoxin family protein, yielding MIDLKNVAETDHFIQENQLSFLYVSHPQCGVCQALLPKVKQLLGQYPEIKSAYVNTHEIPDIAGKLEIFTVPVLLLFVDGKEYMRKARFVSVDELDQELNKIYSLVME
- a CDS encoding putative holin-like toxin, producing the protein MTVYQTLVLMISFATLILAVAGFNQKK